The Streptomyces sp. CC0208 genome window below encodes:
- a CDS encoding LLM class F420-dependent oxidoreductase has translation MQLGINLGYWGAGMDADNLAVAQEADRLGYAVCWAAEAYGSDAATVLTWVAAQTERIDVGSAIFQIPARQPAMTAMTAATLDSLSRGRFRLGLGVSGPQVSEGWYGVKFDKPLARTREYVEIVRKAMSRERLSYEGQHWTLPLPGGPGKPIKLTVHPEREHIPLYIAAIGPKNLEQTGEIADGALLIFPSAEHLEDTAIRHLRAGREKAGKTLDGFDIAPTLPLALGEDKDVTTLADTFRPYTALYVGGMGSRKQNFYNQLAQRMGFEAAAAEIQDKYLAGDKDGAAAAIPHDLIDKTTLLGSVDRIADRMKEYAAAGVTTLTLAPAGFTLDERLASLRAGTEALERAGLA, from the coding sequence ATGCAGCTCGGGATCAACCTCGGCTACTGGGGCGCCGGAATGGACGCGGACAATCTCGCCGTCGCCCAGGAGGCCGACCGGCTCGGATACGCCGTCTGCTGGGCCGCCGAGGCTTACGGCTCGGACGCGGCCACCGTGCTCACCTGGGTCGCCGCCCAGACCGAGCGCATCGACGTCGGCTCGGCCATCTTCCAGATCCCGGCCCGCCAGCCGGCGATGACCGCGATGACCGCCGCCACCCTCGACTCGCTCTCCCGCGGCCGTTTCCGCCTCGGCCTCGGCGTCTCTGGCCCGCAGGTCTCCGAGGGCTGGTACGGCGTCAAGTTCGACAAGCCGCTGGCACGCACGCGTGAGTACGTCGAGATCGTCCGCAAGGCCATGTCGCGCGAGCGCCTCTCCTACGAAGGCCAGCACTGGACACTGCCCCTGCCCGGCGGCCCCGGCAAGCCGATCAAGCTGACCGTGCACCCGGAGCGCGAGCACATCCCCCTGTACATCGCCGCGATCGGCCCGAAGAACCTGGAGCAGACCGGCGAGATCGCCGACGGCGCTCTCTTGATCTTCCCCTCCGCCGAGCACCTGGAGGACACCGCGATCCGGCATCTGCGTGCCGGGCGCGAGAAGGCGGGCAAGACCCTCGACGGGTTCGACATCGCCCCGACCCTCCCGCTCGCCCTCGGCGAGGACAAGGACGTCACCACGCTCGCCGACACCTTCCGCCCCTACACCGCGCTGTACGTGGGCGGTATGGGCAGCCGCAAGCAGAACTTCTACAACCAGCTCGCCCAGCGCATGGGCTTCGAGGCGGCGGCCGCCGAGATCCAGGACAAGTACCTGGCCGGCGACAAGGACGGCGCCGCGGCGGCGATCCCGCACGACCTGATCGACAAGACGACACTGCTCGGCTCCGTGGACCGCATCGCGGACCGCATGAAGGAGTACGCGGCGGCCGGCGTCACCACCCTGACCCTGGCCCCCGCCGGCTTCACCCTCGACGAGCGCCTCGCGTCGCTCCGCGCCGGTACCGAGGCCCTGGAGCGGGCGGGTCTCGCCTAG